One genomic region from Rosa rugosa chromosome 1, drRosRugo1.1, whole genome shotgun sequence encodes:
- the LOC133725108 gene encoding G-type lectin S-receptor-like serine/threonine-protein kinase SD2-5 encodes MGLFQFRVLWLFMILLLELNTCIASQQHSTRIYPGFQASQMEWTDNSGRFLLSNNSAFALGFYQGLDVLEVKSFLLVIIHLGTSKVVWTANRDLLIANSDKFAFNKNGNVYLESGDDKVWSTNTTGEVVTAMELRDSGNLVLLGENGSILWQSFSHPTDTLLPGQEFLEGMKLKSFRDKNNLSNYLEIQSGELVLYAGYQTPQIYWSIADESRKSNNNVSGKVHSVSLVSNSLNFYDQSKSLLWQFVFSDNKDPNAFWAAVLGQDGSITFLNFQKGSSVVAEATKIPQESCSLPEHCEPYFVCFFDGWCQCPSLLSSHFNCRPPALPTCSTSKSSVDLLYVDQKLDYFALGFTKPSLKSNLSSCKEACLGDCSCLVLFFENTTGNCFLYDQVGNLQRSGANSTGYTSYMKVFTEDVGLSPAKKANRNGKMHILVIAVIVIVTLLVCVGLVSFGLLYYRKKKRLLDYSEEIREEDTFLDSLSGMPIRFSYSDLRTATKNFSTKIGIGGFGSVYLGELPDGIRLAVKKLEGQLQGKKEFRAEVTIIGKIRHAHLVKLRGFCAEGLHRLLVYEYMAKGSLDKWIFNKKKDDHFLDWNARFNIALGTAKGLAYLHEECEEKIVHCDIKPENVLLDENFNAKVSDFGLAKLMNRDQSLVHTTLRGTRGYLAPEWLTNAAISEKSDVYSYGMVLLEIIGGKKNFAPEESSGKSHFPSHAFKLLEEGNLKEFIDPKLDVDEKDEKVVAAVEVALWCIQAEMQLRPSMTRVVQMLEGLCDLPPPPTSSPRSGPHLSFLHWSSKEVTSPAGLNGYYSDMPMSGVRLSGPR; translated from the coding sequence ATGGGTTTGTTCCAGTTTAGAGTCTTGTGGCTCTTTATGATCCTCCTCCTTGAGTTGAATACCTGCATAGCTAGTCAGCAACATTCAACTCGGATTTATCCTGGATTCCAGGCATCCCAGATGGAATGGACTGATAATTCGGGGCGGTTCCTGCTGTCCAACAACTCAGCATTTGCTCTTGGATTCTACCAAGGCCTTGATGTCCTTGAGGTCAAGTCGTTTTTACTGGTGATCATTCACTTGGGCACGTCCAAAGTGGTTTGGACTGCTAATAGAGACTTGCTGATCGCAAATTCTGATAAATTTGCCTTCAACAAAAATGGCAATGTCTACTTGGAAAGCGGCGATGATAAGGTTTGGTCTACCAACACAACGGGAGAGGTAGTTACAGCCATGGAATTGCGGGATTCGGGAAACTTGGTGTTGCTTGGAGAGAACGGAAGCATTCTTTGGCAGAGTTTTAGCCACCCGACTGATACTCTTTTACCGGGTCAGGAGTTCTTGGAAGGAATGAAACTCAAGAGCTTTCGGGACAAGAACAACTTGTCTAATTATCTTGAGATTCAGTCAGGCGAGTTGGTTCTGTATGCTGGGTATCAAACTCCACAGATCTATTGGTCAATAGCAGATGAGAGCAGGAAAAGCAATAACAATGTCAGTGGAAAGGTTCACTCTGTGTCTCTGGTGTCCAATTCATTGAATTTCTATGATCAAAGTAAATCCTTACTTTGGCAATTTGTTTTCTCTGACAACAAAGATCCAAATGCCTTCTGGGCTGCTGTTTTAGGCCAGGATGGCTCAATCACCTTCCTCAATTTTCAGAAAGGAAGTTCTGTTGTCGCTGAAGCAACTAAGATCCCACAAGAGTCTTGCAGCCTTCCTGAGCATTGTGAGCCTTACTTTGTGTGCTTTTTTGATGGTTGGTGCCAATGCCCCTCGCTTCTCAGCTCTCACTTTAATTGCAGACCTCCAGCACTCCCAACCTGTAGTACCTCCAAAAGTTCAGTGGACCTTCTTTATGTAGATCAGAAGCTTGATTATTTTGCGCTTGGTTTCACTAAACCCTCTTTGAAATCCAATTTGAGTTCCTGCAAAGAAGCTTGCCTTGGTGACTGTTCTTGCCTTGTTCTGTTCTTCGAAAACACTACTGGAAATTGTTTTCTGTATGACCAGGTCGGGAATTTGCAACGTTCGGGTGCGAATAGTACTGGTTATACCTCATATATGAAGGTCTTTACTGAAGATGTAGGGCTAAGCCCTGCAAAGAAGGCAAACCGAAATGGGAAAATGCACATCCTTGTTATAGCGGTCATTGTGATTGTAACATTATTGGTGTGTGTTGGTCTAGTTTCTTTTGGATTATTGTACTACCGCAAGAAGAAGAGATTACTGGACTACTCTGAAGAAATCAGGGAAGAGGATACTTTCTTGGACAGTCTTTCAGGAATGCCTATTCGTTTCAGTTATAGCGATCTTAGAACAGCAACTAAAAATTTCTCCACAAAAATTGGCATAGGAGGGTTTGGTTCTGTTTACCTCGGTGAGCTTCCAGATGGCATCCGGCTTGCTGTGAAAAAGTTAGAGGGACAACTTCAGGGGAAGAAAGAGTTTAGAGCTGAAGTTACTATCATTGGGAAAATTCGACATGCGCATTTGGTCAAGCTGAGAGGCTTTTGTGCAGAAGGGCTTCACAGGCTTCTTGTCTATGAGTATATGGCAAAAGGGTCTTTAGATAAATGGATattcaacaaaaaaaaggaTGACCATTTTTTGGATTGGAACGCAAGATTCAATATTGCATTGGGAACTGCAAAAGGGTTGGCTTATCTCCATGAAGAATGTGAAGAGAAGATTGTCCACTGTGATATAAAACCTGAAAATGTTCTTCTTGATGAAAATTTCAATGCCAaagtttcagattttggttTGGCTAAGCTGATGAACCGGGACCAAAGCCTTGTACACACGACGCTGAGGGGCACGAGAGGGTACCTTGCACCAGAATGGCTCACCAATGCTGCCATATCAGAGAAAAGTGACGTTTATAGTTACGGCATGGTTTTGCTTGAGATCATTGGTGGAAAAAAGAATTTTGCTCCCGAGGAGAGTTCAGGGAAATCTCACTTTCCTTCTCATGCCTTTAAACTTTTGGAAGAGGGAAACTTGAAAGAATTCATTGATCCAAAGTTAGATGTCGATGAAAAAGATGAGAAAGTAGTGGCTGCAGTTGAAGTTGCATTGTGGTGTATTCAAGCTGAGATGCAGTTGAGACCTTCAATGACTAGAGTGGTCCAGATGCTTGAAGGTCTTTGTGATCTACCACCACCGCCGACATCCTCCCCGCGGTCAGGTCCTCATTTGAGTTTTTTGCATTGGAGCAGCAAAGAAGTTACTTCGCCAGCAGGACTCAACGGTTACTATAGTGATATGCCCATGTCAGGTGTTCGGCTTTCGGGGCCAAGATGA
- the LOC133725109 gene encoding uncharacterized protein LOC133725109 yields MLLRSSSTPILNSWLSHCKDPQPEPEPVLNLPRTRSINLSSSLHSPTFDPTKKATQFLVESDQQTSPVNPQKKTPIPQIQIKKSKNRAKEGLEQEEELKPITISSSSSTQRLFSSSGLGGKLVDDEACGAEKKECVLQTLTVGGGLGNNGGKICGGGGGRKESDGGDESGFSNNNNGINNTDAYYQKMIQADPSNPLLLSNYAKFLKEVRGDHDKAEEYCERAILADPNDGDVLSTYAALIWNTQKDAQRAENYFDQAVKASPDDSYVLASYAGFLWDAEEDEEEDEGNERVQHGTDQSHTSSSNFYHGSHQQSPIIAAS; encoded by the exons ATGCTTCTAAGGAGCTCTTCAACACCAATCTTGAACTCATGGCTCTCCCACTGCAAAGACCCCCAACCAGAGCCAGAACCAGTTCTCAATCTTCCTAGAACCAGGTCAATCAACTTGTCATCTTCTCTTCACTCCCCGACCTTTGACCCAACAAAGAAAGCAACCCAATTCCTAGTCGAATCAGACCAACAAACCTCACCAGTTAATCCCCAAAAGAAAACCCCCATACCTCAAATCCAGATAAAGAAATCTAAAAACAGAGCCAAAGAAGGTTTGGAACAAGAAGAGGAACTAAAACCCATTAccatatcatcatcatcttcaacccAACGGCTGTTTTCAAGCTCTGGATTGGGTGGGAAACTCGTGGATGACGAAGCTTGTGGTGCAGAGAAGAAGGAGTGTGTGTTGCAGACACTGACGGTGGGTGGTGGTTTGGGAAATAATGGCGGTAAGatctgtggtggtggtggagggagGAAAGAATCGGACGGTGGAGATGAGTCTGGCTTCAGTAACAATAACAATGGGATTAATAATACTGATGCTTATTACCAGAAAATGATTCAAGCAGACCCCAGCAATCCACTCTTACTTAGCAACTATGCAAAGTTTCTAAAAGAG GTCCGAGGAGACCATGATAAAGCGGAGGAGTACTGTGAGAGAGCAATTTTGGCTGATCCGAATGATGGCGATGTTTTGTCAACATATGCTGCTCTCATATGGAACACACAGAAGGATGCTCAACGAGCGGAGAATTATTTTGATCAAGCTGTTAAAGCTTCCCCAGATGATAG TTATGTCCTGGCTTCGTATGCTGGATTCCTGTGGGAtgctgaagaagatgaagaagaagatgaaggaaATGAAAGGGTTCAACATGGAACTGATCAAAGCCACACATCTTCATCCAATTTCTACCACGGATCTCATCAGCAATCTCCTATAATTGCAGCTTCTTAA
- the LOC133725111 gene encoding uncharacterized protein LOC133725111 → MAAAATTLFLKLSFTRHHFTPPPLPLPTSTNPFPLHRRRSSGSLPRNPGRCLAAKSGPPQPPPESDQTQLSGLAGSLSQFQDKVQIFFAVLFWMSLFFWASVWDDRDRPNKGSRFRR, encoded by the exons atggcagcagcagcaacaactcTCTTCCTCAAACTCTCCTTCACCCGTCATCACTTCacccctcctcctcttcctcttcctacTTCCACCAATCCCTTCCCGCTTCATCGCCGCCGGTCATCGGGTTCTCTTCCTCGCAATCCCGGCCGTTGCCTCGCCGCCAAATCGGGACCGCCCCAGCCTCCTCCGGAATCTGACCAGACTCAGCTCTCAG GTCTTGCTGGATCTTTGTCCCAATTTCAGGACAAAGTGCAGATCTTCTTTGCTGTTCTTTTTTGGATGTCTCTGTTCTTCTGGGCTTCTGTATGGGACGACAGGGATAGACCTAACAAGGGCTCACGATTTAGAAGATGA